One Planctomycetota bacterium DNA window includes the following coding sequences:
- the tsaE gene encoding tRNA (adenosine(37)-N6)-threonylcarbamoyltransferase complex ATPase subunit type 1 TsaE, translated as MGTSHVTMSKTSTIAFTSDAPAKTIALGSAMARIVRAGDVIALVGELGAGKTQFVRGFADGLGMNARAVASPTFVLMVEHETDDPNRALVHIDAYRMDTLSDLESIGWSPELFDTAVTLVEWADRIEQQLPVDHLRIEIEHTGETTRTISISGSGAWADRFDDVRAAVEPLCQTTPCPTCKTPVTIAAATYPFCGERCKMADLNKWFSGAYMVSRPLKAEDDELDV; from the coding sequence ATGGGAACATCACACGTGACGATGAGCAAGACATCGACGATTGCATTCACCTCCGACGCCCCGGCGAAAACGATCGCGCTCGGCAGCGCCATGGCGCGGATCGTGCGGGCGGGCGATGTGATCGCATTGGTGGGTGAACTGGGCGCGGGCAAGACGCAGTTCGTGCGCGGGTTCGCTGACGGGCTCGGCATGAACGCCCGGGCGGTGGCGAGCCCGACGTTCGTGCTCATGGTCGAACACGAAACCGACGACCCGAACCGGGCGCTGGTGCACATCGACGCATACCGCATGGACACTTTATCGGACCTTGAATCCATCGGCTGGTCGCCAGAGCTTTTCGATACGGCGGTGACGCTCGTCGAATGGGCCGATCGTATCGAGCAACAGTTGCCGGTGGATCACCTGCGCATCGAAATCGAACATACCGGCGAAACCACACGGACGATTTCGATCAGCGGCTCCGGCGCCTGGGCGGACCGATTCGATGACGTTCGCGCCGCGGTCGAGCCGCTTTGCCAAACGACGCCGTGTCCGACGTGCAAAACGCCCGTGACAATCGCCGCGGCGACGTATCCGTTCTGCGGCGAGCGGTGCAAAATGGCGGATTTGAACAAGTGGTTCAGCGGGGCCTACATGGTCAGCCGTCCGCTCAAAGCCGAGGACGACGAGTTGGACGTTTGA
- a CDS encoding transcriptional repressor — protein sequence MTNPSNQPPEAGDALIVAPLCSIFRRFLKKRGLKFTSERAMILDAVLAKDGLFEAEQLMFEMHAAGHHVSKATIYRTIKHLVEAGIIQEVLLDSKLAHYQLIYGRKPTDHLVNMDTDEVIEFHSPELEALRDQICREHGLEPAGHRLIIYGVKPAGS from the coding sequence GTGACAAATCCCTCCAATCAGCCACCCGAAGCCGGCGACGCGTTGATCGTCGCGCCGCTGTGCAGCATCTTTCGGCGGTTCCTCAAAAAACGCGGCCTCAAGTTCACATCCGAACGGGCGATGATTCTTGACGCCGTCCTCGCCAAGGATGGGCTCTTTGAAGCCGAGCAGCTCATGTTCGAGATGCATGCCGCCGGGCATCATGTCTCCAAGGCCACGATCTACCGCACGATCAAGCACCTCGTTGAAGCTGGGATCATTCAGGAGGTGCTCCTCGATTCGAAGCTGGCCCATTACCAGTTGATCTATGGGCGCAAGCCGACCGATCACCTGGTCAACATGGACACCGACGAAGTCATTGAGTTTCACAGCCCCGAGCTCGAGGCGCTGCGGGACCAGATTTGTCGCGAACACGGACTCGAGCCCGCTGGTCACCGGCTGATCATCTACGGCGTCAAACCCGCCGGTTCGTGA